GCATCGACTCGGTGGAGATGCTCCAACCCGCCCGCGACGGGACGCCCATCGGCGTGGGCACGCGCTTCAGGGAGGCGCGCACGATGATGGGAAAGCAGGCGGTCGAGGAGATGGAGGTCACCGAGTTCGACCCGCCGCGGGCGTACACGCTCAGCGCGGTGTCGTGCGGGGTGAAGTTCGACAGCCGCGTGACGTGCCTGGATGAAACGCCCGGCGGCGGGCAGGCTGGTGGGCAGAGTGGCGAGCGGAGTGGCGGTTGCCGGCTGAGCTACGACATCAAGAGCCAGCCGCAGACGCTGGTGGCCAAGGTCGTCTCGCCGATCATGGGCCTGATGATGAAGGGCACGATGCGGAAGATGATGGAGAAGGACCTGGCCGACATCAAGGCGTACGTGGAAGGGCGGAACGGCGCCGGCCAATCGGCGTGAGGGGCCATCCGGGCTTGGTGAGGCCCTATTCGGACGCTGTTCAGCGTGCCAGCGCACCGCGACGCCCGGCCACTACGCTTGGGGCGCGCCCGCGCGTGCCACCGGGCCGCGGCGACGCCCAGGGCTGCCCAGACTAGACCCAGCCCAGACCAGACCAGAACG
This portion of the Phycisphaerales bacterium genome encodes:
- a CDS encoding SRPBCC family protein; its protein translation is MRMFLSTHIDATQEAVFSAVSDFPNAADMVGGIDSVEMLQPARDGTPIGVGTRFREARTMMGKQAVEEMEVTEFDPPRAYTLSAVSCGVKFDSRVTCLDETPGGGQAGGQSGERSGGCRLSYDIKSQPQTLVAKVVSPIMGLMMKGTMRKMMEKDLADIKAYVEGRNGAGQSA